Part of the Kitasatospora sp. NBC_01266 genome, GGCCGTGGTGGTCCGCGACCGCTTCATCGCCACCGTCCGCTACGACCGGATCGACGACCAGGGCCGGCCCAGCGTGCGCGGCACCGACGCCGAGGTGGCCTTCCTGGTGCAGGACGCCCACCAGGGGCGCGGAGTGGCCTCCGCACTGCTCGAGCACATCGCGGCGGTCGCCCAGGAGCGCGGAATCCGTCGCTTCGTCGCCGAGGTGCTCCCCGAGAACCGGAAGATGACCAAGGTCTTCACCGACGCCGGCTACACCCAGAAGCGCAGCTTCGCCGACGGACTGGTCCACCTGGAGTTCGAGCTGGAGCCGACCGCGGCCTCGGTCGCGGTGATGCGGGCCAGGGAGCACCGCGCCGAAGCCCGGTCGGTGCAGCGCTTGCTGACGCCCCGTTCGGTGGCGGTGATCGGGGTGTCCAGGACCGAGAACTCGGCCGGCCGGGCGCTGCTGCGGGCGCTGCGCGGCAGCTTCCACGGCCCGGTCTACGCGGTGAACCGCGCGGCCGCGCCCGGTGCCGAGCTGGAGGGCGTGCCGCTGATCCGCTCGGTGCTGGAGATCCCGGGCCCGGTGGACCTGGCGGTGCTCGCCGTCCCGGTCGAGGCGGTGCCCGCGGTGGTCGCCGACTGCGGTGCGCACGGTGTGCGCGGCCTGGTGGTGGTGACCGCGGGCTACGCCGAGACCGGTCCGGCCGGGCGCGAGCGGCAGCGCGCGCTGGTCCGCCAGGCCCGGGCGGCCGGCATGCGGGTGATCGGCCCGAACGCCTTCGGCCTGCTGAGCACCAATCCGGAGCACCCGCTCAACGCCTCGCTCGCCCCGGTGCTGCCGGCCGCCGGGCGGTTCGGGATCTTCTGCCAGTCCGGCGCGATCGGGGTGGCACTGCTGGAGGCGGCGCACCGGCGCGGGCTCGGCGTCTCCTCCTTCGCCTCGGTCGGCAACCGGGCCGACGTCTCGGGCAACGACCTGCTGCAGTACTGGGAGGAGGACGAGGGCACCGACGTGGTGCTGCTCTACCTGGAGTCCTTCGGCAACCCGCGCAAGTTCACCCGGATCGCCCGGCGGCTCGCGCTGGCCAAGCCGATCGTGGTGATCAAGGGCGCCCGGCACACCGGCAGCCTGCCGCCGGGGCACGCGGTGCCGCCCACCGCGGGCGGACTGCGCGACGCGACCGTGGACGCGCTCTTCCAGCAGGCCGGGGTGGTCCGGGTCGACACCATCACCGAACTCTTCGACACCGGCGAGCTGCTGGCCGACCAGCCGCTGCCGGCCGGCGACCGGGTCGCGGTGGTGGGCAACTCCGACTCGCTCGGCCTGCTCACCCACGACGCCTGCCTGAGCGCGGGCCTGCGGCCCGGCACTCCGGTGGACCTGACCACGGCCGCCACCGGCGACCACTTCCGGGTGGCCCTGGAGACCGCACTGAGCGACAGTGCCGTGGACGCGGTGATCGCGGTCGCCATCCCGCCCCTGACCACCCAGAGCATCGCGATCGGCGAGGAGCCGGCGCTGCCCGCCACCGACCCGGCGATCGGCGAGGGCCTGCTGGCCGCCGCGGCGATCGCCCGGCGGTTGGGCAAGCCGCTGCTGCTCACCCACCTCGCGCTCACCGACCTGCCGGCCGTGCTGAGCGCCGGCGAGCACCCGGTCCCGGCCTACCCCGCCCCCGAACGCGCCGTGCGCGCGCTGGCGCACGCCGTGCGCTACGGCGAGTGGCGGCGCACCGCCGAGAGCGCCGAGCAGACCGCCCGGGTCCCCGAACTCGACCGGGTCGACACGGCAGCCGCCCGCCGCCTGGTCGAGCGGGTGCTGGAGTCCCGTACCGCGCAGGCGGCCCGCACCCAGCCCGGCGGCGCCCGGTTCAGCCTCGGTGAGGAGCAGGCCGCCGAGCTGCTCGGGCACTACGGCATCGACGTGCAGCGCGGGCTTCCCGCACCCGACGAGGAGCGGGCGGTGGCCGCCGCCGCCCGGCTCGGCTACCCGGTCGCGCTCAAGGCCACCGCGGAGCACCTGCGCCACCGCCCCGACCTGGGCAGCGTGCGGCTGGACCTGACCGACGAGGACGGGCTGCGCCGGGCGCACCGCGAGGCGGCCGTGCTGCTCGGCGGCGCGGAGCGGGCGGAGCTGGTGGTGCAGCGGATGGCCGCGCGCGGGGTGGACACGGTGATCGGCGCGAGCGTGGACCCGGCGGCCGGCGCGATCCTCTCCTTCGGGCTGGCCGGCGCCCCCGCCGAGCTGCTCGGCGACCTGGCGCACCGGCTGATCCCGGCCACCGATCTGGAGGTGGCCGCCCTGGTCCGCGAGGTGCGGGCGGCCCCGCTGCTATTCGGCTGGCGCGGCGCGGACCCGGTGGACACCGGCGCGCTGGAGGAACTGCTGCTGCGGGTCTCCCAACTGGTCGACGACCTGCCGGAGGTGGCGGCGGTGGACCTGGAACCGGTGGTGGTGGCGCCGCACGGGCTGGCGGTGCTGGCCGCCCAGGTACGGATCGCGCCGCTGCCGGTCCGCAGCGATCTGGGCCCGCGTGCCATGAGCACCCTGTAGCCTTCCCGGGTTACGCCCGTGCGCCCGCCCCGCCTTCGGCCGGTTCGCGCGGACGGACGGCGCAGTCCAGCCCGCCGCGTCGGCGGGACATGCCAGGATGGAGTTATGGCGAAGACCGGTACCACCACCACGCAGGATCTGCGCTCGGCGATCGAGCGCAGCGGCTACTACCCCGCGCTGGTGTCCGAAGCCGTGGAGTCCGCGGTGGGCCCCGAGCCGATCACCTCCTACCTGGTTCACCAGGAGACGACCTTCGACGCCAACGAGGTCCGTCGGCATGTCACCGTGCTGGTGCTGACGGCCACCCGGTTCGTGGTCAGCCACACCGACGAGCAGGCCGCCGACGCGACCAGCCCGGTGCCGTACGCGACCACGTCCACCGAGAGCGTGCGGCTGGACCGGATCGGCTCGGTGGTGCTGAGCCGGATGGTCGCCAACCCGGAGACGTACACCCCGGGCCAGCTGCCGCGCGAGGTGGTGCTGACCATCGGCTGGGGCGCGGTGCAGCGGATCGACCTGGAGCCGGCCGGCTGCTCGGACCCGAACTGTGAGGCGGACCACGGCTACACCGGTTCGGCCACCGCCGACGACCTGTCGCTGCGGGTGAGCGAGGCCGGCGACGGCCCCGAGACGGTGGCCCAGGCGCTGCTCTTCGCCCGGGCGCTGTCCGAGGCCACCATCAGCGGGGCCTGAGAGCCCTGACCATGTCGCACCTCGCATCGCACGGCCACGACGACTTCCAGCTGCTCGACCCGGCCCAGGCACCCGCCCCCGGGTACGGCAGCGGCTCGCTCTGCGACCTGCTGCCCTCGGTGGCGGCGGGGATGGGCGTGCCCGGCTTCACCAGCACGCTGCCGATCGCCCCGGCCGACCGGGTCTGCGTCTTCCTGGTGGACGGCCTGGGCTGGGAGCTGATCCGCCGTCACCCCGAGTACGCCCCGTTCCTGAACTCGCTGCTGGCCGGCTCGCTCGGCGGCAGCGGGCGCCCGCTGACGGCTGGC contains:
- a CDS encoding bifunctional acetate--CoA ligase family protein/GNAT family N-acetyltransferase, translated to MDDPQAPYPPATPAAPAVPPAPAAPGDRHGYPQHWEADILLRDGGTARIRPIVPSDAERLVEFYAQVSEQSKYFRFFAPYPRLSDKDVQRFTHHDFVDRVALAVVVRDRFIATVRYDRIDDQGRPSVRGTDAEVAFLVQDAHQGRGVASALLEHIAAVAQERGIRRFVAEVLPENRKMTKVFTDAGYTQKRSFADGLVHLEFELEPTAASVAVMRAREHRAEARSVQRLLTPRSVAVIGVSRTENSAGRALLRALRGSFHGPVYAVNRAAAPGAELEGVPLIRSVLEIPGPVDLAVLAVPVEAVPAVVADCGAHGVRGLVVVTAGYAETGPAGRERQRALVRQARAAGMRVIGPNAFGLLSTNPEHPLNASLAPVLPAAGRFGIFCQSGAIGVALLEAAHRRGLGVSSFASVGNRADVSGNDLLQYWEEDEGTDVVLLYLESFGNPRKFTRIARRLALAKPIVVIKGARHTGSLPPGHAVPPTAGGLRDATVDALFQQAGVVRVDTITELFDTGELLADQPLPAGDRVAVVGNSDSLGLLTHDACLSAGLRPGTPVDLTTAATGDHFRVALETALSDSAVDAVIAVAIPPLTTQSIAIGEEPALPATDPAIGEGLLAAAAIARRLGKPLLLTHLALTDLPAVLSAGEHPVPAYPAPERAVRALAHAVRYGEWRRTAESAEQTARVPELDRVDTAAARRLVERVLESRTAQAARTQPGGARFSLGEEQAAELLGHYGIDVQRGLPAPDEERAVAAAARLGYPVALKATAEHLRHRPDLGSVRLDLTDEDGLRRAHREAAVLLGGAERAELVVQRMAARGVDTVIGASVDPAAGAILSFGLAGAPAELLGDLAHRLIPATDLEVAALVREVRAAPLLFGWRGADPVDTGALEELLLRVSQLVDDLPEVAAVDLEPVVVAPHGLAVLAAQVRIAPLPVRSDLGPRAMSTL
- a CDS encoding DUF5998 family protein produces the protein MAKTGTTTTQDLRSAIERSGYYPALVSEAVESAVGPEPITSYLVHQETTFDANEVRRHVTVLVLTATRFVVSHTDEQAADATSPVPYATTSTESVRLDRIGSVVLSRMVANPETYTPGQLPREVVLTIGWGAVQRIDLEPAGCSDPNCEADHGYTGSATADDLSLRVSEAGDGPETVAQALLFARALSEATISGA